A region from the Mesorhizobium sp. J8 genome encodes:
- a CDS encoding MarR family winged helix-turn-helix transcriptional regulator — protein MASRCGGAFGPAFAAPLDDSVYEGLAGFRGAMRRFLAFSEAKLTAAGITSQQYQAMLVIKVHPSGAVMIRDLAREMLLQPNGAVQLVDRLVNVGLVERRQSPDDRRSVLVAMTAEGSQVLERLATDHLHEMLRQEPLLAESLRQLRRLGR, from the coding sequence GTGGCGTCCCGTTGCGGCGGGGCCTTCGGTCCGGCTTTTGCCGCACCGCTTGACGACAGCGTCTATGAAGGATTGGCGGGCTTTCGCGGGGCGATGCGAAGGTTTCTCGCCTTCAGCGAAGCCAAGCTGACCGCAGCCGGCATCACCTCCCAGCAATATCAGGCAATGCTTGTGATCAAGGTGCATCCGAGCGGGGCGGTCATGATCCGGGACCTCGCCCGGGAAATGCTCCTGCAGCCGAACGGAGCGGTGCAACTGGTGGATCGCCTGGTGAACGTCGGCCTGGTGGAACGCCGGCAATCTCCTGACGACCGTCGTAGCGTCCTTGTTGCAATGACGGCCGAAGGCAGCCAAGTGCTGGAGCGGCTCGCCACAGACCATCTGCACGAAATGCTGCGGCAGGAACCGTTGCTGGCGGAATCGCTCAGGCAACTGAGGCGTCTGGGTCGGTGA
- a CDS encoding DUF4336 domain-containing protein — MSGERSPEPLLEPYAPLNVLKPVAPDLWIVDGPEITFAWMGLKLPFSTRMTVVRLDSGGLILHSPVEYSPGLRSALESQGPIRFLVAPNSLHYWWIPEWKAQMPSVPVLAVPGLAERAKRPVFVDQSLMDRQSPWPEEIDLLVVKGDMLTEAVFFHRASRTLILTDLIENFELKRIHSWLFRTLVRLSGAADPDGKAPIDMQLTFFRSGQALRKAVRQMIVWRPERIIIAHGRWYQKDGVKELRRAFRWV, encoded by the coding sequence ATGAGCGGCGAGCGTAGTCCGGAACCGTTGCTAGAGCCTTACGCGCCGCTCAACGTGCTCAAGCCTGTCGCCCCCGACCTGTGGATTGTCGACGGGCCAGAAATCACCTTCGCCTGGATGGGGCTGAAACTGCCGTTCAGCACGCGTATGACGGTGGTCAGACTGGACAGTGGAGGTCTGATCCTTCATTCACCAGTGGAATACTCGCCCGGACTTCGTTCTGCTCTCGAGAGCCAGGGGCCAATTCGTTTCCTGGTGGCACCGAATTCCCTGCACTATTGGTGGATACCCGAGTGGAAGGCCCAAATGCCGAGTGTGCCCGTGCTCGCGGTTCCTGGCCTCGCTGAGCGAGCCAAGCGGCCGGTTTTCGTCGACCAATCGTTGATGGACCGACAGTCGCCTTGGCCGGAGGAGATCGATCTTCTCGTCGTCAAAGGCGACATGCTGACAGAAGCCGTATTCTTCCACCGCGCGTCTCGGACACTGATTCTGACGGATCTCATCGAAAACTTTGAGCTGAAGCGCATCCACAGCTGGCTCTTCCGTACGCTTGTGCGTCTCTCTGGAGCAGCCGATCCCGACGGCAAGGCTCCCATCGATATGCAACTGACTTTCTTCCGGTCCGGTCAGGCTCTGCGAAAGGCGGTTCGTCAGATGATTGTATGGAGGCCTGAACGCATCATCATCGCTCACGGGCGCTGGTACCAGAAAGACGGGGTGAAGGAACTCAGGCGCGCTTTTCGTTGGGTCTGA